The Helianthus annuus cultivar XRQ/B chromosome 11, HanXRQr2.0-SUNRISE, whole genome shotgun sequence region ttattcaagtcctttgcgacgtgtcttcattccaagcgagaagcagattattgaggcagcgaatgttgaatgtcaggggtacactatgccgccatagaatcctggtgattcgtggcgatatcattatgacaacctttgggattcgtttgacatgagagaagaatcagaggaagaagaagatttctttgatgagctggatattttgcgagagtatgagtcgcagctcaggttcccagcggagtattctagaagacctcgggagacttcaaatgacgatgaagcaggtcctagtaatgctggtgaacatgatgatgaagttgctcctggtaatcagtcggagttgaatgatgatcaagaagctgataacatgccaatTTTTTACCATGgcgattcagatcttgagggggagcagatccagttgtcaagtcaaacaaaccaagttggtgaacaagatgcagagcagaacgttactaatctggagggaaatgtagaagttccaagcgaagtgatgccgagaactctttcttatcatccagaggagttaatcataggagaattgcaatcgggcgttcgcacgagacgtcaaattgaccagggcttaacatgtttttattctacagtagcacctttacaaactgaattttcattaagttgttttatctcacAGGTcaaaccgagaacttacaaagaggcgcttactgaagactcttgggtcatagcgatgcaagaagagttaagttagtttgaaaagttggggtgtggaagttagttgatttgccggatggtcaaagaaaaatcaatacaaaattggttttcaagtgtaagagggacgatagaggagtggttgtaaggaacaaagctcgactcgttgttcagggctttagtcaacaggaggggattgattttaccgaagtctatgctcctattgctcgactagaggctatcagaattttcctagcatttgcgtcatggaagaatttcaaagtatatcagttggatgtaaaatcagcgtttctttatgggaaggtcaaagaggaggtttatgttggtcagctgCCGGgatttactgacccaatccacaagaacaaagtttatctgctggacaaagcgttgtatggtctacatcaggcgccgagagcctggtacgagactttgtctcaacacctactcgctaaccagttcatacgtggaaaagtggatgccactctcttcactaaagtcgttgatggtcatcttctgatagtataaatttatgtggacgatataatttttgggtcaacgaatgagaaattgtgcaaagatttcgaacaggtgatgaagcagaaattcgaaatgtcatcaatgggggagatgaaattctttctgggtctacaagttgaacaacttcctgagggaattttcattcatcaaacgaagtatgtgcatgatattctagagaaatttggaatgtcaagttctactccagctgctaccccacttgcgactaatcatgggattcacccagatctcaccggagacagggctgatgaaacgttttaccgttccatgataggttctttgatgtatctgactgcttcacgtcctgacatcatgtacccaacgtgcctcgtagcaagatttcagtctaacccgagagcatcgcacatgattattgtcaaaaggatattacgttacctgaaaggtactccgtcattggggttatggtatcctagaaagggcgattttacgctcgaagggtattccgattcggatttcggatgctgcaaagtcaacgcgaaatcaacaactgcaggatgccagttctttggtcctagattggttacctggcagtgtaagaaacaaacatctgtggcgctatctacatgtgaagcggagtacgtttctgctagcaattgctgctctcagatcctgtggatacagcaacagatgcgcgactacggtttgcagtttcttaacacacctctgtttgttgataatgaggccgcaattaatataactaaaaatccagtacatcacgctaaaactaaacatatcgaaattcgtcatcactttattcgcgattgcttcgagaaaaagttgatacgaattgagaaaatccacactgacgaacaaaaagctgatttgcataccaaagcttttgataaaattcggtttcaatatttgttaaaacttattggtatgaaattgctttcggtgtcggatggggttgtgagcattgatgagagtactgttgcggatgaagacgagaaacaatctgcgatggtttgtcggttttttacgtgttttggtatttagggggagatagaatagttgtacatagtttattttcagaaaaatacaaaaacagtaaaaaatgcaaaaatccaaaaacatgataaaattgaaaaagagtttgtgtatatagggaaaatgatagtacatcggctagacaattacagtatgctaaagatttggaaagataaaatgagttaaacagtctcactaacgatgtgtcgataggttttcgcacatttagtaaatttatttgggatacaaacctaaaatttcaaactggtgaaattcgtggggagcactacttggatatataggtaacccctgaaatctcgtttgataggtctcgtattctgatatactaggtgtttatactctatgatgtctagggtattattccgggacttctgctgaacggtagttctgacctagtccttggctaatactttatccaaaatgcttgaaatatagcataaagccctcaactgattagacaataaaattggtaatcatctgttgtagctgaaaacatcctctaaaggggacatactgcaaagtcgaaactgatatctctctgctgaacggaagttctgacctgagatccctcagttctcgcatttaacccctaatttatgtacagacatcattgtagtattcttgcctgtaagactgaatattgggattctggatacgggagtatattcaagaggtgggacacatgaatcgatctaagttcttaagacacttaaacggtatcctgaatagattgaagttcgtgtgagaatttaagatggatcagtatatcgacaatcgaggtgaattgtttaagtctgagtatgtaatgtagcttaacggtacttgtaatctgtctgaaaagctgatatgattccttgacacgctcgccaaaaataaacttgtaaatagtttattttctgcaatttaagttttttgTTATTTCAATTCTTATTTTAGAtcacattaaaaatccaaaaagattttatttctgctttattttagacaaaccagagtggaaagttgattgtcggattctagaaagatgaagcagatgcaggagattctgagctgaagaatgaggagagcttacattgttggaagtttgtGTATTTTCTGtgtcacaaacaagttcattaacttgatacttgttattttcagaaaaaaaaaattgaaaatgtttttattaaatcagtttgattcgtcaaagagatcaaccagggtcattaaattgaacttggtagactAATCAAGTGAtaagggtcattaatttgaacctgaatacttgagtggatgttTATAACTGATTGAGTGTGTgttttattgtttgaaaagatagattgtaatgttattggttgagtaacaggtttggagacttcattattcccacggaggcaaattgtcaaagcttgaaccagataccttagatcccagcatactgagagggggagtttgtgaaagggggagtctggatcaacagatAATGGGAAGTTTGAAGTTAGAGCTAGGAGACAATCCTGGAACTTGTGAAGAATGCTTACGAAGAGAagacagagttggtgaaaagaccaagaccgaagactacggatctgaagactgataaagactacgtcaacatccaagggggagtctgttgatgcataggatgtctgttgactacgtctacaagaAGTCTGAGGTCAAGATTGGTCAATAGGGGGTCAAATTGTCAAGTTTATGTAATTGTTGatttaggttcgcttttatggtcatttggtagaggtccgctcatagggtttaATGTGGTCCGCTTTTAAGTCATAGTGAAACAGGTCCGCTAATATGACCTGTCATATTAGCGAACCAGTATGTCTATATATACCTGTCATTGGAGCGGATCTGTAAGGTGTATGTGTGTGCTCAggagccgaaactctgtcaaaattacaTTTGAAAGCAATAAAATCattggaattgaaaggacaagctgttgtaacatcatatgtactgattccacctttatatgtgatgatgagctaccttgactgacgttttagggtcaaacaacggtccaacaaatTAACCattattttcaagcgaaatatgatTTTTAAGCGGAACTACTCAAGCGAGAtatcagtttcaagcgaaatcaatgccatttttcaagcggaatcacgcTGATGTCATCTTAACACgctgattttcaagcggaattaagaaAATTACCagttttagatcgattttaggcctgaaactttcaaggctttgtgaAAACACTATTGCGCACATTCTGTGAGAAATTTAGCCAATTTTAATCGTGAAAATTCATTCaatttgaaaagaaggtgtagaaaaacagaaaatgcagctgaattggtatgaactcttcttcctgagctctgataccacctgtaggatcgtattcggacccgaacgagtcgatcagaagagttttactcaatacaaaaggcggaaacagacgtgttgaggtcaattcagcaagaatacactttaaactgtcgatttgattgatataatgacgttttacagcgtgacgacacttcggcagcacttcgttgcaaaatCGGAAAACTGttaactgatttcgcttggaatgcactatatataggcatcagattccgcttgaacatgacatgttcatttcaagcgggattAGAACaatactttcaagcgaaataatcATCTtaacttcaagcggaattagtaacattctgatttcgctcgaaattgacctaatgtcatttcaagcggaatcaccactaaTTCTcactttcttgattttcgtgccctgatctaactagttctatacaagactcgatacaagacgaagtcgacagacgcatgcaccaacagtaATAAATGAGGTCTACAGTTTATTCTTAGTGAATATAGTACTTAATTTATGGCTCATTTGCTACTTTAATAAATGTTATAGTTTTCCtgatttattttctgtttttattcattcaatgttgttttgatatgAATATTCTTTTCATGTAGTGGTAAGGTTTTACGGTGTACTGTGTGGAATGATTATGCTCTGCAGATTAAGGACTTCATTTCTAAAGTCCCCCCTCATGAGCATGTGATGGCTGTTATACAGCATGGAAAGTGTAAGGAATGGAAAGGTATTTTTTGTTACTTTCTGCAAATCATACATATACTATTTATTTCTGGCAATATTAAGACAGGTATACATTAAATATGTATATACTTTTCCATGTAGGTGAATATACTGTTCAAAGTGACAAGTTTGCAACACGAATTTTTCTGAATCAAGAAATTGATGAAGTTGATGAGCTAAGGAGGAGGTAATTCTCAATGTAATTTCTATTATATATAGATGTTCAAGTCAAATACTTGGTTTCATGTCATTTGTATACTAATTCTAATCATTTGTGGTATTCAAAAGGCATATATTGAAGTTTGGACAAGGGAGTAGTTCTACTTCTCAGACGATACTATCGTCTCAGAGTATTTTTCCATTACATAAAGAATTTGTAACTGAAGGTgtgaagaaacatgttgatgagatTAGAGAGATAGAAGAGGTTTCACTTCTTTGTATATAGTTTGGTTATTTGTTTGGTTTGTCACCTGCGTGTTTTTACAGGAAGTGTGTTGTGTTTTTACAGGAAATGTCTTGTGTTGTGGTTGCGACAATTAAGATTGTGCAAGAAGAGTATGGTTGGTTTTATGCTGCCTGCCGTAAGTGTTTCAAGAAGGTAATGGGTAAAAGTGAATACTTGCAGAATGTTGAGAATGTTTCAGATGATATTCTTCGATTGCCTGTGACTTCTTTGGTTTGTATCAGATGTCATACTGAATGTACATCGATCACCACAAAGTAAGCATTGATAACTATTTAgcgttatatttatataagtaacaTTCTAAGACTCATATTTGAATATAGTTTTGCAGTTTACTTAGTTAGTTGTGTATATTTCAGGTGCAAGGTGCAAGTGCGGGTGCAGGATGAGAGTGGTAGTGTTTCTTTTGTTATGTTTGATAGAGATGTTCAGAAGCTTCTTGGATTAGCGGCGAGTGACATAAGAGAGAGACAGGTTAAGGCCAATGATATTGGATTCCCTCATGAGATATTTCgattggttgataaaaaggctGCTTTTAAGATTGATGTTTCAGATTTCAATCTTAAAAATGACTATCATGTTTATACTGTGCAACAAACAACTGATGATCCAGCAATAATTGCTGAGTTGGTTGGTGGAAATGGTAATGGTGATGAAAATACCGATGAGGTAGCATATAAAATTGGCCTAATatctatttatttttcttttgagttttaaaaACTGGATTGTGTACTTTTTTATATGATATCATATATTATGATCCTTTAGGTTACTCAAGAGGTAGCTGACATTAAAGATGTTAACCTTTCAGACTCTTCTCAGGTGTCTGCTGAACGAACTTCAAGGGTGAGTATTTATTTTTAAAGTATGTTTAGTACGTTTAATAAGAgttcattattttattaaatgagatcAATAGTTGTTTTGTGATCTGTTGGAAGGATGTTGTCTCTGTTACGGCCGACTCTTCAGccgttgaagttgaaaaggattCTGGATCAAGTCCCAATGGAAAGTGGATGGCTCAAGATGTTGATGTTGCCAACGT contains the following coding sequences:
- the LOC110933310 gene encoding uncharacterized protein LOC110933310, which gives rise to MGKSEYLQNVENVSDDILRLPVTSLVCIRCHTECTSITTKCKVQVRVQDESGSVSFVMFDRDVQKLLGLAASDIRERQVKANDIGFPHEIFRLVDKKAAFKIDVSDFNLKNDYHVYTVQQTTDDPAIIAELVGGNGNGDENTDEVTQEVADIKDVNLSDSSQVSAERTSRDVVSVTADSSAVEVEKDSGSSPNGKWMAQDVDVANVSELSTNLRRTRKKLTKVNN